Below is a window of Coriobacteriia bacterium DNA.
GCCTCGAGGCCTTCCCCGAGGTGGGTGATCTCCAGGTCGCGCAGCACCTCGCGAACCAGCGAGACGCCGTCCGGCCCCTCCGTGACGTCGGCGACGAGCAGCCGGGTGGTCACGGTGCCGACGTCGATGGCCGCGACCCTCATCGCGCCCCCCACGGACGCGGGTGACGGAGCGCGGCGCACTCGTCATCCTCACAGCACGCGCCGCAAGGCCGGAGCACTCGCCGGCCGACGGGGTCGACGACGCCCGCGAGCGCGGCGGCGGCATGCGCGTGCAGGCACTTCGTCGCCAGCGGGTCGCGCTGTCCCGCGATGCCGACGTCCTCGCACGCGTCGGACCCCCCGCTCTCCTCCGCGCGGCGCGTCCGGTAGACGGCGTCGGCCGCGCGCATCGCCGTCGCGAGCGCCCGGTCCGCCGCCAGGACGCCGGCCTCGCGCGCGACTCCGCCCGCCGACTCCTGGTCGGAGGCGGCTCGGGCGAGATACGGGCAGGTCAACCAGTACAAGGTGGGGAACGGGGAGCCGTCCTCCAACACGGACGGCGTCGCTATGACCTGGGGGTACCCGAACCGGCAGCGCACGGCGACGCGCCACGGCCGGCGCGGGGCGCGGCCGATCTGGCTCCGTACGAGCACGTCGTCCCGGCCGCTCATTCGACCGCGAAGACGTAGTCGAGGATCCGCTGCCCGAGCGTGGAGCGCCGCTCCTCGGCGAGGGGCGCCACGGGCGCGGTGGGCTCCGCCGTCTCGCTCACCACGTAGACGTGCTCGCCGGGCGCGACGTAGCCGAGGTTCCTCCGCGCGAGCTCCTCCACGCCCTCGGGGGTCTTGAGCCTGTCCACCTGCGCGCGCAGGTCGGTGTTCCGCTCCTTGAGCCGCGCGAGCTCCTGCTCGAGGCGGGCCTTCTCGCGCTGCTCCCGGTAGTCCACCCGCGCCGCCGGATAGAACGCCCACAGCGCCAGGGCGAGCACGGCGGCGACGCACACGGGCCATGACAGGGGTCGGCGAGCGGGGCCGCCTCCGGCACGGGACGCCGGGGCGCGACGCGAGGACGGACGACCGCGGCCGCCCGCACGCGGCGTCGAGCGCCCACGCGGCGAGGAGACCCGGCCGTTCGTCGCAGCCCCGGAGCGCGACCTGTGTGAAGACGAGCGCTTCATGGAG
It encodes the following:
- a CDS encoding DUF501 domain-containing protein; amino-acid sequence: MSGRDDVLVRSQIGRAPRRPWRVAVRCRFGYPQVIATPSVLEDGSPFPTLYWLTCPYLARAASDQESAGGVAREAGVLAADRALATAMRAADAVYRTRRAEESGGSDACEDVGIAGQRDPLATKCLHAHAAAALAGVVDPVGRRVLRPCGACCEDDECAALRHPRPWGAR
- a CDS encoding septum formation initiator family protein produces the protein MCVAAVLALALWAFYPAARVDYREQREKARLEQELARLKERNTDLRAQVDRLKTPEGVEELARRNLGYVAPGEHVYVVSETAEPTAPVAPLAEERRSTLGQRILDYVFAVE